A single region of the Streptomyces diastaticus subsp. diastaticus genome encodes:
- a CDS encoding ABC transporter ATP-binding protein: MIATESLSKRYPKVTALDRLTMDVGPGVTGLVGSNGAGKSTLIKILLGLAPASEGRAEVLGLDVSTHGGAIRERVGYMPEHDCLPPDVSATEFVVHMARMSGLPPTAARERTADTLRHVGLYEERYRPMGGYSTGMKQRVKLAQALVHDPDLVFLDEPTNGLDPVGRDDMLELIRRIHADFGISVLVTSHLLGELERTCDHVVVIDGGSLLRSSSTRDFTGATTTLAVEVTDTEAHPDGTAALLAALQARGVAAGSGGVLPGAGHSLLLDEADEETRDLVRDLVVDLGLGLVRMEQGRRHIADVFHTDAAGQRAQHDPSGPPPPAAASAPPAAESVRGTAGGGRS; this comes from the coding sequence GTGATCGCGACCGAAAGCCTGAGCAAGCGGTACCCCAAGGTGACCGCCCTTGACCGGCTGACCATGGACGTCGGGCCCGGAGTGACCGGCCTCGTGGGGTCCAACGGTGCCGGGAAGTCGACGCTCATCAAAATCCTGCTGGGCCTCGCCCCGGCCTCCGAAGGCCGGGCGGAGGTGCTGGGCCTCGACGTCTCCACCCACGGCGGCGCCATCCGCGAGCGTGTCGGATACATGCCCGAGCACGACTGCCTGCCACCCGACGTCTCGGCCACCGAGTTCGTCGTCCACATGGCGCGCATGTCCGGGCTGCCTCCCACCGCCGCCCGCGAGCGCACCGCCGACACCCTGCGGCACGTGGGCCTCTACGAAGAGCGCTACCGGCCGATGGGCGGCTACTCCACCGGCATGAAGCAACGCGTCAAGCTGGCCCAGGCTCTGGTCCACGACCCGGACCTGGTCTTCCTGGACGAGCCGACCAACGGCCTCGACCCGGTCGGCCGGGACGACATGCTGGAGCTGATCCGGCGGATCCACGCCGACTTCGGCATCTCGGTCCTGGTCACCTCCCACCTTCTCGGGGAGCTGGAGCGCACCTGCGACCACGTCGTGGTCATCGACGGCGGCAGCCTGCTGCGCTCCAGCTCCACCCGCGACTTCACCGGGGCCACCACCACGCTGGCGGTCGAGGTGACCGACACCGAGGCCCACCCGGACGGCACCGCAGCGCTGCTGGCGGCGCTCCAGGCCCGGGGCGTCGCGGCGGGCTCGGGCGGTGTCCTGCCCGGCGCCGGCCACAGCCTGCTGTTGGATGAGGCCGACGAGGAGACCCGCGACCTGGTCCGGGACCTCGTCGTCGACCTCGGTCTCGGCCTGGTCCGCATGGAGCAGGGCCGCCGCCACATCGCCGACGTCTTCCACACGGACGCCGCCGGGCAGCGCGCGCAACACGACCCATCAGGGCCTCCGCCGCCCGCCGCCGCCTCGGCGCCACCGGCCGCGGAGTCCGTCCGAGGCACGGCGGGAGGCGGTCGGTCATGA
- a CDS encoding SDR family oxidoreductase, producing the protein MGGLSGARERRVPTGGVELRVAELGDTSRPTVVLVHGYPDSKEVWSDVAARLADRFHVVLYDVRGHGRSTAPRPLRGGFTLEKLTDDFLAVVDAVSPDAPVHLVGHDWGSVQSWEFTTVDRTRGRIASFTSLSGPSLDHFGHWIRKRASRPTPRRLAQLVNQGAKSWYVYMLHTPVLPELAWRGPLGKRWPRILERLEKVPAGDYPTPSLGSDAAHGAWLYRDNVRSRLRRPRADPYAHAPVQLITPTGDVFLSQRLYDELESWVPQLVRRTIPAKHWVPRTRPDQLAAWIGEFVDTQEALRQSGRATSLALVEGGRPRGGARRRAALARYAERFAGQLVLVTGAAGGIGRATALAFAAAGARVIAADRDGAGAAGTARAALAAGAPRAWAETVDVADEQAMEKFAAKVEAEYGTVDVLVNNAGVGLSGPFLDTTPEEWRRVLDVNLWGVIHGCRLFGRHMADRGQGGHIVNLASAAAYLPSRALPAYSTSKAAVLMLSESLRAELAPRSIGVTAVCPGIVNTGITRTSRFAGAGKEEEAERRRRAAKLYGIRNYPPEKVADAILRAVLDNSAVVPVTPEARGSRLLARLSPKGARAFARLNPPV; encoded by the coding sequence ATGGGGGGTCTGAGCGGCGCACGTGAGCGCCGGGTACCCACGGGCGGAGTGGAACTGCGGGTCGCGGAACTGGGCGACACGAGCAGGCCCACCGTCGTCCTGGTCCACGGCTACCCGGACTCCAAGGAGGTCTGGTCCGACGTCGCCGCCCGTCTCGCCGACCGCTTCCACGTCGTCCTGTACGACGTCCGTGGCCACGGACGCTCGACCGCGCCGCGCCCCCTGCGCGGCGGCTTCACGCTGGAGAAGCTCACCGACGACTTCCTCGCCGTCGTGGACGCCGTCAGCCCGGACGCACCGGTCCACCTCGTCGGCCACGACTGGGGTTCCGTCCAGTCATGGGAGTTCACCACCGTCGACCGCACCCGTGGCCGCATCGCCTCCTTCACCTCCCTCTCCGGCCCGTCCCTGGACCACTTCGGGCACTGGATCAGGAAGCGCGCGAGCCGCCCCACGCCGCGACGCCTGGCGCAGCTGGTCAACCAGGGCGCCAAGTCCTGGTACGTCTACATGCTCCACACACCCGTCCTGCCCGAGCTGGCCTGGCGCGGGCCGCTCGGCAAGCGCTGGCCCCGCATCCTGGAGCGGCTGGAGAAGGTCCCCGCGGGCGACTATCCGACGCCTTCCCTGGGGAGTGACGCCGCCCACGGCGCCTGGCTCTACCGGGACAACGTCCGCAGCCGGCTGCGCCGTCCCCGCGCCGACCCCTACGCGCACGCGCCGGTGCAGCTGATCACGCCGACCGGTGACGTCTTCCTGTCCCAGCGGCTCTACGACGAGTTGGAGTCGTGGGTCCCGCAGCTCGTCCGCCGTACGATCCCCGCCAAGCACTGGGTGCCGCGCACCCGCCCCGACCAGCTCGCGGCGTGGATCGGTGAGTTCGTCGACACCCAGGAGGCCCTGCGCCAGAGCGGGCGCGCCACTTCTCTCGCCCTGGTCGAGGGCGGACGCCCCCGGGGCGGCGCCAGGCGGCGGGCCGCGCTCGCCCGCTACGCCGAGCGGTTCGCCGGGCAGTTGGTGCTGGTCACAGGCGCGGCAGGCGGTATCGGGCGGGCCACCGCGCTCGCCTTCGCCGCGGCCGGCGCCCGCGTGATCGCCGCGGACCGGGACGGCGCGGGAGCGGCGGGCACGGCGCGCGCGGCCCTCGCGGCGGGAGCTCCCCGCGCCTGGGCGGAGACCGTGGACGTCGCCGACGAACAGGCCATGGAGAAGTTCGCCGCCAAGGTCGAGGCCGAGTACGGCACGGTGGACGTCCTCGTCAACAACGCCGGGGTCGGCCTCTCCGGCCCGTTCCTCGACACCACACCCGAGGAATGGCGGCGTGTCCTGGACGTCAATCTCTGGGGCGTCATCCACGGCTGCCGCCTCTTCGGCCGCCACATGGCCGACCGCGGCCAGGGCGGCCACATCGTCAACCTCGCCTCCGCCGCCGCCTATCTCCCCTCCAGGGCCCTACCCGCCTACAGCACCTCCAAGGCCGCCGTGCTGATGCTGAGCGAGAGCCTGCGGGCCGAACTGGCCCCACGCTCCATCGGCGTCACGGCGGTGTGCCCGGGCATCGTCAACACCGGCATCACCCGGACCTCCCGGTTCGCCGGAGCGGGCAAGGAGGAGGAGGCCGAACGCCGGCGCCGCGCCGCCAAGCTCTACGGCATACGCAACTACCCGCCGGAGAAGGTCGCCGACGCGATCCTGCGCGCGGTGCTCGACAACAGCGCCGTCGTCCCGGTCACCCCGGAGGCCCGCGGCAGCCGCCTCCTCGCCCGCCTCTCCCCGAAGGGGGCCCGGGCCTTCGCGCGGCTCAACCCGCCCGTGTGA
- a CDS encoding LLM class flavin-dependent oxidoreductase yields MSLRLSTVILPVDRWHEGGRAKWQRAEELGFHTAYTYDHLSWRSFRDGPWFGALPTLTAAATATDRLRLGTLVTSPNFRHPVTLAKELISLDDVSGGRITLGIGAGGSGFDATALGQELWTPRERADRFAEFVPLLDRLLTEDAVSQRGTFYSAEEARDIPGCVQRPRLPFAVAATGPRGLRLAARHGQAWVTTGDPRSNEEGTPEQATEALRGQIARLGTACEEAGRDVAGLEKILLTGFTPEGSRLLDSVDAFVEFAGRHQELGFTEIVVHWPIADSDFAADQAVFEKIAAEAAAQLS; encoded by the coding sequence ATGAGCCTGCGACTGAGCACCGTGATCCTTCCCGTCGACCGCTGGCACGAAGGCGGCCGCGCCAAGTGGCAGCGCGCCGAGGAGCTGGGCTTCCACACCGCGTACACCTATGACCACCTCTCGTGGCGGTCGTTCCGCGACGGTCCGTGGTTCGGCGCACTGCCGACGCTGACCGCCGCCGCGACCGCCACCGACCGGCTGCGGCTGGGCACGCTGGTGACCTCGCCCAACTTCCGGCACCCGGTGACCCTCGCCAAGGAGCTGATCTCCCTCGACGACGTCTCCGGCGGACGGATCACCCTCGGTATCGGCGCCGGCGGCAGCGGCTTCGACGCCACGGCGCTCGGGCAGGAGCTGTGGACGCCCCGGGAACGCGCGGACCGCTTCGCCGAGTTCGTGCCGCTGCTCGACCGGCTGCTGACGGAGGACGCCGTCTCGCAGCGTGGCACCTTCTACTCCGCCGAGGAGGCGCGCGACATCCCCGGCTGTGTCCAGCGGCCCCGGCTGCCCTTCGCGGTCGCCGCGACCGGTCCGCGCGGCCTGCGGCTGGCGGCCCGGCACGGGCAGGCGTGGGTGACGACCGGTGACCCGAGGAGCAATGAGGAGGGAACCCCGGAGCAGGCCACCGAGGCGCTGCGGGGCCAGATCGCACGGCTCGGGACCGCGTGCGAGGAGGCCGGGCGCGACGTGGCCGGCCTGGAGAAGATCCTGCTCACCGGGTTCACGCCGGAGGGTTCCCGGCTGCTGGACTCCGTCGACGCCTTCGTGGAGTTCGCCGGGCGCCATCAGGAACTGGGCTTCACCGAGATCGTCGTCCACTGGCCGATCGCCGACTCGGACTTCGCCGCCGACCAGGCCGTCTTCGAGAAGATCGCCGCCGAGGCGGCCGCGCAGCTCTCCTGA
- a CDS encoding Cof-type HAD-IIB family hydrolase, giving the protein MRHNRRVTSVTPLPRTPAAPSAPIRLIATDLDGTLLRDDKTISPRTSAALDAAARAGIHVLFVTGRPARWMEVVRDHARGDSLAICGNGAAVVDLATDDEEGRPRFVRVRPLPEETALAVVAALRAHAPGTSFAVERTSGLFHELGYPPLHLDPAQGVAPAEKLLAEPTGPRPQPVLKLLAHHGDLAPDAFLAQARSLVGDLVSVTRSSPTALLEISAHGVSKASTLALSCAERGIRQEEVAAFGDMPNDIEMLSWAGSSYAMGNAHPDVLAAATGTTRENNEDGVALVIERILADG; this is encoded by the coding sequence ATGCGCCACAATCGAAGGGTGACCTCAGTGACGCCGTTGCCACGGACCCCGGCCGCCCCCTCCGCCCCGATCCGTCTGATCGCCACGGACCTCGACGGCACACTGCTCCGCGACGACAAGACGATCTCCCCGCGGACCAGTGCCGCCCTCGACGCCGCGGCGCGGGCGGGGATCCACGTGCTCTTCGTGACCGGACGGCCGGCCCGGTGGATGGAGGTGGTCCGCGACCACGCCCGCGGCGACTCGCTCGCCATCTGCGGAAACGGCGCCGCCGTCGTCGACCTCGCTACGGACGACGAGGAGGGGCGCCCGCGCTTCGTCCGCGTCCGCCCGCTGCCGGAGGAGACGGCGCTCGCGGTCGTGGCGGCCCTGCGCGCCCACGCGCCCGGCACCAGCTTCGCGGTGGAGCGCACCAGCGGCCTCTTCCACGAGCTGGGCTACCCGCCGCTGCACCTGGACCCGGCGCAGGGCGTCGCCCCCGCCGAGAAGCTGCTGGCCGAGCCCACCGGCCCCAGGCCCCAGCCGGTCCTCAAGCTCCTCGCCCACCACGGCGACCTGGCGCCCGACGCGTTCCTGGCCCAGGCCCGGTCCCTCGTCGGCGACCTGGTGTCGGTGACCAGGTCGAGCCCCACCGCGCTGCTGGAGATCAGTGCGCACGGCGTATCGAAGGCGAGCACCCTGGCACTGAGCTGCGCGGAGCGCGGCATCCGCCAGGAGGAGGTGGCCGCCTTCGGCGACATGCCGAACGACATCGAGATGCTGAGCTGGGCCGGTTCCTCCTACGCCATGGGCAACGCCCACCCCGATGTCCTGGCCGCCGCCACCGGCACCACGCGGGAGAACAACGAGGACGGCGTGGCCCTGGTCATCGAGCGCATCCTCGCGGACGGCTGA
- a CDS encoding murein hydrolase activator EnvC family protein, whose protein sequence is MSSRDRRHLFLPVLCALLALGYLAPNDASGDTPPDPGAEVARLYEEASAATQRYEAGLRASRAQRREARRLEKRLAEERRVLAAYRADLGRIASAQYRAGSGLPYTARLLLTDDPVALLRSQHAASQADLAVTNAVGRTQRAERRLAEGERSAAKVSRTLARRADELGRLKTRIEGRLRDAQQRLERQAETTVTAGRCRGAVRLGTAGSPARTGRPWMTPVRSYTLSAGFGGEGARWAHRHSGQDFAVDTGTPVRAIGAGRVIRVACGGAYGIEVVVRHDGGYYSQYAHLSAPAVDQGDRVRAGDWIGQSGSTGNSTGPHLHFEIRLTPYYGSAVDPGPWFAERGVTL, encoded by the coding sequence ATGAGCTCCCGAGACCGCCGCCACCTGTTCCTTCCGGTCCTGTGTGCGCTGCTCGCCCTCGGGTACCTCGCCCCGAACGACGCGAGCGGCGACACTCCCCCCGACCCCGGGGCGGAGGTCGCGCGGCTCTACGAGGAGGCATCCGCCGCGACGCAGCGGTACGAGGCCGGACTCCGGGCCTCCCGTGCGCAACGGCGCGAGGCGCGGCGGCTGGAGAAGCGCCTCGCCGAGGAGCGTCGCGTCCTCGCCGCCTACCGGGCCGACCTGGGGCGGATCGCCAGCGCCCAGTACCGCGCGGGCTCCGGGCTGCCGTACACCGCCCGGCTGCTGCTGACGGACGACCCCGTCGCCCTCCTGCGCAGTCAGCACGCCGCCAGCCAGGCCGACCTGGCGGTCACCAACGCGGTCGGTCGTACCCAGCGGGCCGAGCGGAGGCTGGCCGAGGGCGAGCGGAGCGCCGCCAAGGTCTCCCGGACGCTGGCCCGTCGCGCCGACGAACTGGGCAGGCTCAAGACACGTATCGAAGGCCGGCTACGCGACGCACAGCAGCGGCTGGAGCGGCAGGCCGAGACCACGGTCACCGCCGGCAGGTGCCGGGGAGCCGTCCGCCTCGGCACCGCCGGCAGTCCGGCTCGCACGGGACGGCCCTGGATGACCCCGGTGCGCTCCTACACGCTCTCGGCCGGCTTCGGTGGAGAGGGCGCCCGGTGGGCCCACCGGCACAGCGGTCAGGACTTCGCCGTCGACACGGGAACCCCGGTCCGCGCGATCGGCGCCGGGCGGGTCATCCGGGTCGCCTGCGGCGGCGCGTACGGCATCGAGGTCGTGGTGCGGCACGACGGCGGCTACTACTCGCAGTACGCGCACCTCTCGGCGCCCGCCGTCGACCAGGGGGACCGGGTCCGGGCCGGGGACTGGATCGGACAGTCCGGCAGCACCGGGAACTCGACCGGGCCCCACCTGCACTTCGAGATCCGGCTGACCCCGTACTACGGGTCGGCGGTCGACCCCGGCCCGTGGTTCGCGGAACGCGGCGTCACCCTCTGA
- a CDS encoding GAF domain-containing sensor histidine kinase, translating to MPPTAGNGTGSLSGDAPAAPPGPHGMTAEPAVRIPRLLEAMRSAGTGTEPHHTLDRLGETAAELCGARYAAIGVLAGDGRELSDFVRHDVVDATARVLGHLPGGQRGLLGAPVHDSGPVRLAVLTTDPRSCGFPPHHPGNTFIGVPVRVADGIFGNLCLAEKQDGAEFTEEDLQVLRVLATEAGIAVGNARLHVAARQRERWINGSVAVITALLSGGDADEVLAVVAEQARHLADAQAGIVLLATEEGSMETVAASSRAGEAGGAMGLVIPADSELVRELLAGRPVLVEDATSDPRVRTEAGAGFGPSMMLPLVCDDRVLGALATPRSVGARHFTEAEQALAARFATQAAPALRMAEAQRDRERLAVLEDRDRIARDLHDLVIQRLFATGMMLETAQRRSGVPTVQEGLGRAVHELDVTIQEIRAAIFALQPGPADAPAGLRTRILREISLAAVPLGFTPAHRILGPLDTLVGETTGRNLVAALREALSNVFRHSGAGRVEVVVDAGHTLPDGAPGVRLTVADDGVGIAEGGRRSGLRNLQRRAESLGGTSWYGPGIGEDGAGTSVVWEAAL from the coding sequence ATGCCGCCCACCGCCGGGAACGGCACCGGCTCGCTCTCTGGCGACGCCCCCGCGGCCCCTCCTGGGCCGCACGGGATGACCGCCGAGCCAGCCGTCCGCATCCCCCGGTTACTCGAAGCGATGCGTTCGGCCGGGACGGGAACCGAGCCGCACCACACGCTGGACAGGCTCGGTGAGACCGCCGCGGAACTGTGCGGCGCGCGGTACGCGGCGATCGGTGTCCTCGCCGGGGACGGCAGGGAGCTGTCGGACTTCGTCCGCCACGACGTGGTCGACGCCACGGCCCGTGTCCTCGGCCACCTCCCCGGCGGTCAGCGGGGACTGCTCGGAGCGCCGGTCCACGATTCGGGCCCGGTACGCCTCGCCGTCCTCACCACCGACCCGCGGTCCTGCGGGTTCCCGCCTCACCACCCGGGGAACACCTTTATCGGCGTGCCCGTCCGCGTCGCCGACGGGATCTTCGGCAACCTCTGCCTGGCGGAGAAGCAGGACGGCGCCGAGTTCACCGAGGAGGACCTCCAGGTCCTGCGGGTGTTGGCGACCGAGGCCGGTATCGCCGTCGGCAACGCCCGGCTGCACGTGGCCGCCAGGCAGCGCGAACGATGGATCAACGGATCCGTCGCCGTCATCACCGCCCTGCTCTCCGGCGGTGACGCCGACGAGGTCCTGGCCGTCGTGGCCGAGCAGGCGCGCCACCTCGCCGACGCCCAGGCAGGCATCGTCCTGCTGGCCACCGAGGAAGGCAGCATGGAGACCGTCGCCGCTTCCTCGCGTGCCGGCGAAGCCGGTGGCGCCATGGGTTTGGTGATCCCCGCCGACAGCGAGCTGGTCCGCGAACTGCTCGCCGGCCGGCCGGTCCTGGTGGAGGACGCCACCAGTGACCCCCGGGTCCGTACCGAGGCCGGCGCCGGGTTCGGTCCGAGCATGATGCTGCCCTTGGTCTGCGACGACCGGGTGCTGGGCGCCCTGGCCACCCCGCGCTCCGTCGGCGCGCGCCACTTCACCGAGGCGGAACAAGCACTGGCCGCCCGGTTCGCCACCCAGGCGGCGCCGGCCCTGCGCATGGCCGAGGCCCAGCGGGACCGTGAGCGTCTCGCCGTCCTGGAGGACCGCGACCGGATCGCCCGCGACCTGCACGACCTGGTGATCCAGCGTCTCTTCGCCACCGGCATGATGCTGGAGACGGCCCAGCGCCGCTCCGGCGTCCCCACGGTCCAGGAGGGGCTCGGCAGGGCGGTGCACGAACTCGACGTCACCATCCAGGAGATCCGTGCCGCGATCTTCGCCCTCCAGCCGGGGCCCGCCGACGCCCCGGCCGGACTGCGTACCCGCATCCTGCGCGAGATCAGCCTGGCCGCCGTGCCGTTGGGCTTCACCCCGGCCCACCGGATCCTCGGCCCCCTCGACACGCTCGTGGGCGAGACCACCGGCAGGAACCTCGTCGCCGCCCTCCGCGAGGCGCTCTCCAACGTCTTCCGCCACTCCGGCGCCGGCCGCGTCGAGGTCGTGGTCGACGCCGGCCACACCCTGCCCGACGGCGCGCCGGGAGTCCGCCTCACCGTGGCCGACGACGGAGTCGGCATCGCGGAGGGAGGGCGCCGCAGCGGCCTGCGCAATCTCCAGCGGCGCGCCGAATCCCTCGGGGGCACGAGCTGGTACGGCCCGGGCATCGGCGAGGACGGAGCGGGAACGTCGGTGGTCTGGGAGGCCGCGCTGTAG